Proteins from one Falco naumanni isolate bFalNau1 chromosome 10, bFalNau1.pat, whole genome shotgun sequence genomic window:
- the PFDN4 gene encoding prefoldin subunit 4: MAATMKKAAAEDVNVTFEDQQKINKFARNTSRITELKEEIEVKKKQLQNLEDACDDIMMLDDGDSLLIPYQIGDVFISHSQEETQEMLEEAKKSLQEEIEVLESRVESIQRVLSDLKVQLYAKFGNNINLEAEDS, from the exons ATGGCCGCCACCATGAAGAAAGCG GCTGCAGAAGATGTCAATGTTACTTTTGAAGaccaacagaaaattaacaaGTTTGCAAGAAATACTAGTAGGATCACAGAGCTGAAAGAGGAAATAGAAGTGAAAAAG AAACAACTTCAGAATTTGGAAGATGCTTGTGATGACATCATGATGCTTGATGATGGTGATTCACTTCTGATACCCTACCAAATTGGAGATGTCTTCATTAGTCATTCCCAAGAAGAGACGCAAGAGATGCTGGAGGAGGCAAAG aaaagtttacAAGAAGAAATTGAAGTATTAGAATCCCGAGTGGAATCAATTCAGAGGGTGTTATCTGACCTGAAAGTTCAGCTCTATGCCAAGTTTGGAAATAACATAAATCTTGAGGCTGAGGACAGTTAA